The bacterium genome contains a region encoding:
- a CDS encoding VWA domain-containing protein → MRVVFAHPAALLLLPLVALAVVLGRRRLGVRWRVATALRAATLALLVLALSGPALRVPVSGSSVVFAVDRSLSISADGRRAETAFVREALARMHPSDRAGVVTFAGRPLLRAPVEAHPALDEVGAAVAPDATNIGAAIDLSMRVLPGEGARRIVVLSDGGENLGDAVAAARVARAAGITVDAVPLSGATADEVLVDSVRAPQEVHVGEAYDVRAVIRSTGTAAATVTLSRNGIAVATRRLSLSAGEVVVPFPEVAKQDGAVRYRVDLSASPDTLPQNNHGEALVEVRDQPRVLFVTSHPTVLPRWLSGQGLRVDVRAPEDLPALATGFAAYGSLVLDDVSALDLSQAQQEAIRSFVGTAGGGLVAVGGGHSYGVGGYTGTPLEEVLPVSMDVRQTMAVPTVAIVLVIDSSGSMDAFGSELAKEELAKEIASSVIDLLGEHDQIGVISFDQEYRWLVPPTEARNRTQVLDQVSRLHAGGGTVMAPPLRGAWQFLRTSPAKIRHAIVLSDGLTDPGEFRAITAAMRRDRITLSTVAIGKDADLDFMRNLARWGGGRSYAAKDLYGIPKIFTTEALMAVRSFIVEEPLRPLRSGAGPTLVGLSDPPALRGYVATVPKPTADVALQSPRRDPLLATWRYGLGRTVAFTSDDGARWSTSWGTWPDVARFWSQAVRWTLRDDAAELHLAATLDGSDRAARAVLEARHPDGTPWDGLTVRGEVAAPDGERASVLLEQTAPGRYETTWPAPRVGVYTLTVASRDARGGGGSRTVGLVVPYSPEYRLPAGNPGLLSRLVEMTGGAFLARPEDAFRPGRGTGGREAWPGLAGAALGLLLAEVTVRRLPALGQRLAQAATAVASWVRRTPPAPGGARAQADASYAAADRWAVEDAKYAQEDALRAASMEHAARLFIARLRGPKRP, encoded by the coding sequence ATGAGGGTGGTGTTCGCACACCCCGCGGCGCTCTTGCTGCTGCCGCTCGTCGCCCTGGCGGTGGTCCTGGGCCGGCGCCGCCTGGGGGTGCGGTGGCGGGTGGCGACCGCGCTCCGGGCGGCGACGCTCGCCCTCCTCGTGCTGGCACTGAGCGGCCCCGCGCTCCGTGTCCCGGTGTCCGGATCCAGCGTGGTATTCGCGGTCGATCGCTCGCTCAGTATCTCCGCGGACGGGCGGCGCGCCGAGACCGCCTTCGTCCGCGAGGCGCTGGCGCGGATGCACCCCAGCGACCGGGCGGGGGTCGTGACCTTCGCCGGACGGCCGCTGCTGCGGGCCCCGGTGGAGGCCCACCCCGCCCTCGACGAGGTGGGGGCGGCGGTGGCCCCCGACGCGACGAACATCGGGGCGGCGATCGACCTCAGCATGCGGGTGCTGCCCGGGGAGGGCGCCCGGCGCATTGTGGTGCTGAGCGACGGCGGCGAGAATCTGGGAGACGCCGTCGCCGCGGCGAGGGTCGCGCGCGCCGCGGGGATCACGGTGGACGCCGTCCCCCTCTCCGGCGCGACCGCCGACGAGGTCCTGGTGGACTCGGTCCGGGCGCCGCAAGAGGTGCACGTGGGCGAAGCGTACGACGTCCGGGCAGTGATCCGGTCGACGGGGACCGCGGCGGCTACGGTCACGCTGTCGCGCAACGGCATCGCGGTGGCGACGCGGCGGCTCTCCCTCTCCGCGGGGGAGGTCGTGGTCCCCTTTCCGGAAGTCGCGAAGCAAGACGGCGCGGTGCGGTACCGCGTCGATCTGAGCGCCTCTCCCGACACGCTCCCCCAAAACAACCACGGGGAGGCACTCGTCGAGGTGCGCGATCAGCCCCGGGTGTTGTTCGTGACCTCCCATCCGACGGTGCTCCCCCGATGGCTGAGCGGTCAGGGTCTCCGCGTCGACGTCCGGGCGCCCGAGGACCTGCCCGCGCTGGCGACGGGGTTCGCCGCCTACGGCAGCCTCGTGCTGGACGACGTGTCGGCGCTCGATCTCAGCCAGGCGCAGCAGGAGGCGATTCGATCCTTCGTCGGCACGGCGGGCGGCGGCCTGGTCGCCGTCGGCGGCGGGCACAGCTACGGGGTGGGCGGATACACGGGCACCCCGCTCGAGGAAGTGCTGCCGGTCTCGATGGATGTCCGGCAGACGATGGCGGTGCCGACCGTGGCGATCGTGTTGGTGATTGACTCATCGGGAAGCATGGACGCGTTCGGCAGCGAGCTGGCCAAGGAAGAATTGGCCAAAGAGATCGCCTCCTCGGTGATCGATCTGCTCGGCGAGCACGATCAGATCGGGGTGATCAGCTTCGATCAGGAGTACCGGTGGCTGGTGCCCCCCACCGAGGCCCGAAATCGGACGCAGGTGCTCGACCAGGTCTCCCGGCTTCACGCCGGTGGGGGGACGGTGATGGCGCCGCCGCTGCGGGGCGCCTGGCAGTTTCTGCGTACCTCCCCGGCCAAAATCCGCCACGCCATCGTCCTCAGCGACGGCCTGACCGACCCCGGGGAATTTCGCGCCATCACCGCGGCGATGCGTCGCGATCGGATCACGCTCAGCACCGTGGCGATCGGGAAGGACGCGGACCTGGACTTCATGCGGAACCTGGCGCGGTGGGGCGGGGGCCGCAGCTACGCCGCCAAGGATTTGTATGGCATTCCCAAGATCTTCACCACCGAGGCTCTGATGGCGGTGCGATCGTTTATCGTCGAGGAGCCGCTTCGCCCCCTGCGGTCGGGCGCGGGGCCGACGCTCGTTGGCCTCTCCGATCCGCCCGCGCTTCGCGGCTACGTCGCGACGGTGCCGAAGCCCACCGCGGATGTCGCGCTCCAGAGCCCGCGGCGAGATCCGCTCCTCGCCACATGGCGGTACGGCCTCGGACGGACCGTCGCCTTCACCTCGGACGACGGCGCGCGGTGGTCGACCTCCTGGGGGACGTGGCCCGATGTGGCGCGGTTCTGGTCGCAGGCGGTCCGCTGGACCCTACGCGATGACGCGGCGGAACTGCACCTCGCCGCCACCCTCGATGGGTCCGACCGCGCGGCCCGCGCGGTCCTCGAGGCCCGGCACCCGGACGGCACCCCGTGGGACGGGCTGACGGTGCGGGGAGAGGTGGCCGCCCCCGACGGCGAGCGCGCGTCGGTGCTCCTGGAGCAGACCGCTCCGGGCCGGTACGAAACAACGTGGCCGGCCCCACGCGTCGGGGTGTACACGCTGACGGTGGCGTCCCGCGACGCCCGGGGCGGCGGCGGGAGCCGCACCGTTGGGTTGGTGGTGCCCTATTCACCCGAATATCGGCTCCCCGCCGGTAACCCCGGGCTCCTTTCGCGGCTGGTAGAGATGACGGGGGGAGCCTTCCTGGCCCGACCCGAGGATGCGTTCAGGCCGGGCCGGGGCACCGGAGGGCGTGAGGCCTGGCCGGGGCTCGCCGGCGCCGCGTTGGGGTTGCTGCTTGCTGAGGTCACCGTCCGGCGACTGCCGGCGCTCGGGCAGCGACTCGCGCAGGCGGCCACCGCGGTGGCGAGCTGGGTCCGCCGGACTCCTCCCGCCCCCGGGGGCGCGCGGGCGCAGGCTGACGCATCGTACGCCGCCGCCGATCGCTGGGCGGTGGAGGACGCCAAGTACGCGCAGGAAGACGCGCTGCGCGCCGCTTCCATGGAACACGCCGCGCGCCTTTTTATCGCCCGGCTCCGGGGGCCGAAGCGTCCCTAA
- a CDS encoding HAD-IA family hydrolase codes for MDEDAAAARGPHLRNSAEDRAPAGPARPYRAVLFDLDGTLLDSGELILTAFQATVRAHLHREIPREEVFDMWSRPIRERFHVLATDRDELLTQDYLHRYLALHDRYARLFPGIPDLLETLKRSGYAMGIVTSKRRSTAMAAVVRFRLDRWCPIVIVDEDVRRHKPDPESVRLAAARLDVPPAASLMVGDSPLDIAAGQAAGAGTAAALWGTVDARQLLAAAPDLRLARPEDLLSFCRPR; via the coding sequence GTGGACGAGGACGCGGCCGCTGCGCGGGGGCCGCACCTGCGGAATTCGGCGGAGGACCGCGCTCCAGCCGGACCGGCACGGCCCTACCGCGCCGTCCTCTTCGACCTCGACGGCACCCTCCTCGACAGCGGCGAACTCATCCTCACGGCGTTCCAAGCGACGGTCCGCGCGCACCTGCATCGGGAGATCCCCCGCGAGGAGGTCTTCGACATGTGGAGCCGGCCGATCCGCGAGCGGTTCCATGTGCTCGCCACCGACCGCGACGAACTGCTCACCCAGGACTATCTCCACCGCTACTTGGCGCTCCACGATCGGTACGCCCGCCTGTTCCCCGGGATCCCGGACCTTCTCGAGACGCTCAAACGGTCAGGGTACGCCATGGGAATCGTGACCTCTAAGCGGCGCTCGACGGCGATGGCGGCGGTGGTGCGCTTTCGCCTCGATCGGTGGTGTCCGATCGTGATCGTGGACGAGGACGTCCGCCGGCACAAGCCGGATCCGGAGTCGGTCCGCCTCGCCGCGGCGCGCCTGGACGTTCCCCCCGCTGCATCGCTCATGGTCGGCGACAGCCCGTTGGACATCGCCGCCGGCCAGGCGGCCGGGGCCGGGACCGCGGCCGCGCTCTGGGGCACGGTTGACGCCCGACAACTGCTCGCCGCCGCGCCTGATCTTCGCCTCGCCCGGCCGGAAGATCTGCTGTCGTTTTGCCGACCCCGCTAG
- a CDS encoding S-methyl-5'-thioadenosine phosphorylase encodes MRRAEVGVFGGSGFSSLLEGAREIKVDTPYGEPSDVVTLSEIGGRTVAFLPRHGRTHRLPPHRINYRANVWAMKSLGVEWLFGPCAAGSLQPHVRPGTFVICDQFVDRTWGRADTFADGPVVTHLSAADPYCPTLRPLAVETARHLGIPVHDRGTVVVIQGPRFSTRSESRWFGNQGWEVINMTNYPECILARELEMCYVNISLITDFDVGVEGDAAIAPVTHEAVLRVFQENNERLRRLLFAVIERLPRGRTCACATALAHARVE; translated from the coding sequence GTGAGGAGGGCCGAGGTTGGGGTGTTTGGCGGATCCGGGTTTTCCTCGCTGCTCGAGGGGGCCCGTGAGATCAAAGTGGACACGCCGTACGGAGAGCCGAGCGACGTGGTCACGCTGAGCGAGATCGGGGGGCGGACGGTGGCCTTCCTCCCCCGGCACGGGCGGACCCACCGGCTCCCGCCGCACCGGATCAACTACCGGGCGAACGTCTGGGCGATGAAGTCCCTGGGCGTGGAATGGCTCTTTGGCCCCTGCGCCGCCGGCAGCCTGCAGCCCCATGTCCGCCCGGGGACGTTTGTGATCTGCGACCAATTCGTCGACCGGACCTGGGGGAGGGCGGACACCTTCGCCGACGGCCCCGTGGTCACGCACCTCTCGGCGGCCGACCCGTACTGCCCGACCCTGCGGCCGCTGGCCGTGGAGACCGCCCGCCATCTCGGGATCCCGGTGCACGATCGCGGCACCGTGGTGGTGATTCAAGGGCCCCGGTTCAGCACCCGCTCCGAGAGCCGGTGGTTCGGCAATCAGGGATGGGAAGTGATCAACATGACGAATTATCCAGAGTGCATCCTCGCGCGGGAACTTGAGATGTGCTACGTGAACATCTCGTTGATCACGGACTTCGATGTTGGGGTGGAGGGGGACGCCGCCATCGCCCCGGTGACCCACGAGGCCGTGCTCCGCGTGTTTCAGGAAAACAACGAGCGGCTTCGGCGCTTGTTGTTCGCGGTGATCGAGCGGCTGCCGCGGGGGCGAACCTGTGCCTGTGCGACCGCGCTGGCGCACGCGCGCGTAGAGTAG
- a CDS encoding STAS domain-containing protein, with amino-acid sequence MELEIGVRTVGEITIIDVAGELDLYTVPRLDEGLRTAAGSPRPLFVVNLARVAYIDSTALKVLTDHHRRAREAGGELAIIAPQPTIAKIFRITGLDKVLSVVASEPEALEIVRASRPAES; translated from the coding sequence GTGGAGCTTGAGATCGGCGTCCGGACCGTTGGCGAAATCACGATTATCGACGTCGCGGGGGAGCTGGATCTGTACACCGTTCCCCGTTTGGACGAGGGGTTGCGCACCGCCGCGGGTTCGCCCCGGCCGTTGTTCGTGGTGAACCTGGCGCGCGTCGCCTACATCGACAGCACCGCCCTGAAGGTTCTCACCGACCATCATCGGCGGGCGCGGGAGGCCGGTGGGGAGCTGGCCATCATCGCGCCGCAGCCGACGATCGCGAAGATCTTCCGCATCACCGGGTTGGACAAGGTCCTCTCCGTGGTGGCCTCGGAGCCGGAGGCCCTGGAGATCGTGAGGGCGAGCCGCCCGGCGGAGTCCTGA
- a CDS encoding SpoIIE family protein phosphatase, which yields MKRFRLGVRGKIAAVILICMIPVLILGILLFQYRNQGRLELVKRGHREAAQAMASDVQLFLAGAIETERTAGAAVTSQPYPVPGIIQLFSAIRANNRALLSLTLVDPHGQVIAESPPKASPPALLELPAFAALGGEKDWVAGPPTRTAGRPTLEVGTTIQDRGHLTAIVIGRLDLERLRTVLPRPPGPFADGIIVDQDGRTIIDLRQPARAQDAFRGVGAVREALVGREATIDAYELARTRYLGAAAPIPGLGWAAIVIEPEASALESIRQAGAQELTAVLTAVGVGLFLAWVLGAELSAPIITLVRGARAIGRGDLGTRVAVRRSDELGELGSAFNEMSERLSRNVTEMNALQAVSDAALSTVRLDDLLPPLVRQVVAALHADDGMIWFVEEGTGDLVLPAGFKGEVAEAARRLERGRGVAGRVAADARPHVISDPARLTAVDPDLRREGAYSTVAVPLRAGGRVIGVVQVFSKRPREFTPHEVRLLEAFADRVALAVDNAKAYAREHEIAEIIQQTLLPPRRVELPGLVVAGRYLSSREVGGDFYAVLPVGGDRVGLAIADVSGKGIPAATLSARARYLLEAFASDGGPPQRVLTRLNQALAADAEPRFVSLFYGVIDPREGTLVFASAGHLPPLLLRARDPRPVPLEAPGLLLGVRAGTTYTAAEARVDRGDLLLLFTDGITESRGGSGELFGEEQVSSLLLTLRDAPPDEVADRVMEKVAGWGGDNPADDQTVVAVRIA from the coding sequence GTGAAGAGGTTCCGGCTGGGGGTCCGGGGCAAGATCGCGGCGGTCATCCTGATCTGCATGATCCCGGTCCTGATCCTCGGGATCTTGCTGTTTCAGTACCGGAACCAGGGCCGCCTCGAGCTCGTGAAGCGGGGGCATCGGGAGGCGGCGCAGGCGATGGCCTCGGATGTTCAACTGTTCCTCGCCGGCGCGATCGAGACCGAGCGCACCGCGGGGGCGGCGGTCACGAGCCAGCCTTACCCGGTCCCGGGCATCATCCAATTGTTCTCCGCGATCCGGGCGAACAATCGCGCACTCCTCTCGCTGACCCTCGTTGATCCTCACGGTCAGGTGATCGCCGAGAGCCCACCCAAAGCTTCGCCCCCGGCGCTGCTCGAGCTCCCGGCGTTTGCGGCGTTGGGGGGGGAAAAGGATTGGGTGGCCGGGCCGCCGACCCGCACCGCCGGCCGGCCCACCCTCGAAGTCGGGACCACGATCCAGGATCGAGGTCATCTCACCGCGATCGTGATCGGGCGGCTCGACCTCGAGCGACTGCGCACAGTCTTGCCGCGCCCACCCGGGCCGTTTGCCGATGGGATCATCGTCGACCAGGACGGGCGGACGATCATCGATCTTCGCCAGCCCGCCCGGGCCCAAGACGCGTTTCGCGGCGTCGGGGCGGTGCGGGAAGCCCTGGTCGGCCGCGAGGCGACGATCGACGCCTACGAGCTGGCGCGCACACGGTACCTGGGGGCGGCCGCGCCCATCCCCGGGCTGGGGTGGGCGGCGATCGTGATCGAGCCGGAGGCGTCCGCGCTCGAGTCCATACGGCAGGCCGGGGCGCAGGAACTGACCGCGGTGCTCACCGCCGTCGGGGTGGGCTTGTTCCTGGCTTGGGTGCTCGGCGCCGAGTTGAGCGCACCGATCATCACGCTCGTGCGGGGGGCGCGCGCGATCGGGCGAGGGGATCTGGGGACGCGCGTAGCGGTGCGCCGCAGCGACGAACTTGGTGAGCTGGGGAGCGCGTTCAACGAGATGAGCGAGCGCCTGTCGCGCAACGTGACCGAGATGAACGCGCTGCAGGCGGTGAGCGATGCGGCGCTGTCGACGGTGCGCCTGGACGATCTGCTTCCGCCGCTCGTTCGGCAGGTCGTGGCCGCCCTTCATGCCGACGATGGGATGATCTGGTTCGTGGAGGAGGGGACCGGCGACCTCGTCCTGCCGGCGGGGTTCAAAGGAGAAGTGGCCGAGGCGGCCCGCCGGCTCGAGCGCGGCCGGGGGGTTGCGGGACGCGTGGCTGCCGATGCCCGCCCGCACGTCATCTCCGATCCCGCCCGCCTCACCGCGGTCGATCCAGACCTGCGGCGGGAGGGCGCCTACTCCACGGTGGCGGTCCCGCTCCGGGCCGGCGGCCGGGTGATCGGGGTGGTGCAGGTGTTCTCGAAACGCCCCCGCGAGTTCACCCCGCACGAGGTCCGCCTGCTGGAGGCGTTTGCCGATCGCGTGGCGCTGGCGGTCGACAACGCCAAGGCCTATGCGCGGGAGCACGAGATCGCGGAGATCATCCAGCAGACACTCCTCCCACCGCGACGGGTGGAGTTGCCGGGCCTCGTGGTGGCGGGACGATACCTGTCCAGCCGGGAGGTCGGCGGCGACTTCTACGCCGTGCTGCCCGTGGGGGGTGACCGGGTGGGGCTGGCGATCGCTGATGTGTCCGGGAAGGGCATTCCCGCCGCCACCCTGTCCGCCCGCGCCCGCTACCTCCTCGAGGCGTTCGCATCTGACGGGGGCCCCCCGCAGCGCGTTCTCACCCGGCTGAACCAGGCGCTCGCGGCCGACGCCGAGCCCCGGTTCGTCAGTCTGTTCTACGGGGTGATCGATCCCCGGGAGGGGACGTTGGTGTTTGCCAGTGCCGGACACCTCCCGCCGCTGCTGTTGCGGGCCCGAGACCCCAGGCCGGTCCCTCTGGAAGCGCCCGGGCTGCTGTTGGGGGTCCGCGCGGGCACGACCTACACGGCCGCGGAGGCGCGGGTCGATCGGGGCGATCTGCTCCTCTTGTTCACCGATGGGATTACGGAGTCGCGCGGCGGTAGCGGGGAACTGTTCGGCGAGGAGCAGGTGTCGTCGCTGCTGCTGACCCTGCGCGATGCCCCCCCCGATGAGGTGGCTGATCGCGTGATGGAGAAAGTGGCGGGGTGGGGCGGTGACAATCCCGCCGACGACCAGACGGTCGTGGCTGTCCGCATTGCCTGA
- a CDS encoding diguanylate cyclase yields MSTSRSAAMPTQPARRVRSSRARQKVEARQGQAQTREALRRTQEQFGQLVDHIREVFFIYEVDPVRVAYLSPAYEEIWNRPRQEAYDRPEAWMETILPDDRARVLTFYERSMRGTPGDEEYRIVRPDGAIRWIRGRTFPVQNAKGKFYRLVGIAEDITEFKRIEQTLMESLEHARKAHEQLAVALKEVEERTRERAMLTELVDMLESCPSLEEAYAVSGTMLGRFFGSRSGALAVTSPSRDTVRVVAAWGAHPVTDQVFAPDDCWALRRGKMHVAQALGASITCTHVRSAKLAEHVCVPLAAQGETLGVLCVAEPPELLAASAKGSPGGMDTLIRQASAAGERLSLALANLRLREILRSQSIRDPLTNLFNRRYMEESADRELHRATRNREPVAFLMLDIDAFKRFNDTFGHQAGDTFLRAVGAFLRERTRGVDIACRYGGEELLLVLPGASGEEARRRAEDWRREFKHITVQHAGQALGNVTLSIGVSVFPDHGATLETLIDAADRALYRAKAEGRDRVVVTVPAQTPQPAGHEGSGS; encoded by the coding sequence ATGAGCACAAGTCGGAGCGCAGCGATGCCAACACAACCGGCGCGGCGAGTCCGATCATCCCGCGCCCGGCAGAAGGTTGAAGCCCGGCAGGGTCAAGCACAAACACGGGAAGCCCTAAGGCGCACCCAAGAACAATTCGGGCAATTGGTGGATCACATTCGCGAAGTCTTTTTCATCTACGAAGTCGACCCCGTTCGCGTCGCCTACCTCAGTCCGGCCTACGAGGAAATCTGGAACAGGCCCCGCCAGGAAGCCTACGATCGACCCGAGGCCTGGATGGAGACAATCCTGCCGGACGATCGCGCCCGCGTCCTCACTTTCTATGAGCGCTCGATGCGCGGCACGCCGGGGGATGAGGAGTATCGGATCGTCCGACCGGATGGTGCGATTCGCTGGATCCGAGGGCGGACGTTCCCGGTGCAGAACGCGAAAGGCAAGTTTTATCGGCTGGTCGGCATCGCCGAGGACATCACCGAGTTCAAACGCATCGAGCAGACCCTGATGGAGAGCCTGGAACATGCGCGCAAGGCGCATGAGCAGCTCGCGGTCGCCCTGAAGGAAGTGGAGGAGCGGACCCGAGAGCGCGCCATGCTCACGGAACTCGTCGACATGTTGGAATCGTGTCCGAGTCTGGAAGAGGCCTACGCGGTGTCAGGGACCATGCTGGGCCGTTTCTTTGGATCCCGATCAGGCGCGTTGGCCGTGACGAGCCCCTCGCGGGACACCGTGAGAGTCGTCGCGGCGTGGGGCGCCCACCCGGTCACCGATCAGGTATTTGCGCCGGATGATTGTTGGGCCCTCCGCCGCGGCAAGATGCACGTCGCGCAGGCGCTGGGGGCATCCATCACCTGCACCCATGTCCGCAGCGCCAAGCTCGCGGAGCACGTTTGTGTGCCGTTGGCGGCGCAAGGCGAGACCCTCGGGGTCCTGTGCGTTGCCGAACCCCCGGAACTCCTCGCCGCTTCGGCGAAGGGCTCACCGGGCGGAATGGATACCCTGATCCGCCAGGCGTCTGCGGCCGGGGAACGCCTTTCCTTGGCACTGGCGAATTTGCGTCTTCGGGAAATACTTCGCAGTCAGTCCATCCGCGATCCATTGACCAATCTCTTCAATCGCCGCTACATGGAAGAGTCCGCGGACCGAGAGTTGCACCGGGCCACCCGCAATCGTGAGCCCGTCGCGTTCCTCATGCTCGACATCGACGCCTTCAAGCGCTTCAACGATACATTCGGTCACCAGGCGGGCGATACGTTCCTTCGCGCCGTGGGCGCCTTCTTGCGCGAGCGCACCCGGGGGGTCGATATTGCGTGCCGCTACGGGGGTGAGGAGTTGCTGCTCGTGCTGCCGGGTGCGTCCGGTGAAGAGGCCCGTCGGCGCGCGGAGGATTGGCGAAGAGAATTCAAACACATCACCGTCCAGCACGCCGGCCAAGCGCTCGGGAACGTCACCCTCTCCATCGGGGTTTCCGTCTTCCCGGACCACGGCGCAACCCTGGAGACCTTGATTGACGCGGCTGATCGAGCTCTCTATCGGGCCAAGGCGGAAGGGCGCGACCGGGTCGTCGTGACGGTGCCCGCGCAGACTCCTCAGCCGGCCGGGCACGAAGGGAGCGGGTCGTAG
- a CDS encoding PAS domain S-box protein, producing the protein MIDPEKRLAEALAEAPLDAVFAIAPDGRILAWSDSARAVLGYAREDAVGRSVFDLIVPPDLLERSRREIQQATQRGMSTYESVRRPRDASDIYVVVTDRVVRNAQGKLECIVVSDRDITELRSLRQTEALAAKFGGLLESMPDATIVANRVGRIVLANAQTEKLFGYPHEELLTKPIEILVPDRYRHAHSGHRTGYFASPRTRAMGAGLDLFGRRRDGSEFPVGISLSPLETEEGTMAMAAVRDLTERKRTEAKFRALLESAPDAMLIVDRDGRIVLVNAQTEKLFGYPRDELLTKPIEILVPDRYRHAHSGHRTGYFASPHTRAMGSGLDLSGRRRDGSEFPVEISLSPLETEEGTMAMAAVRDLTERKHLEDRVAQRNVELETANKDLEAFAYSVAHDLRSPLITIGGFSQMLIDDHAAALSEDGQRLLHQIADSARDMSSLIDNLLAFSRLGRQPLSPQPVALADAARLALAELNNAGMGGGATVRIGDLPTCVADPGFVKRIFVNLLANALRFSRARENAVIEVGWRRDLDTPTHHSCFVKDNGTGFDMQYVEKLFHIFQRPHPAEKREGTGVGLATVQRIVRRHGGRVWAEGEIGKGATFYFTLPRSNGA; encoded by the coding sequence ATGATCGACCCTGAGAAGCGGCTCGCGGAAGCCCTCGCGGAGGCGCCGCTCGACGCCGTTTTCGCCATCGCGCCCGACGGAAGGATTCTGGCCTGGAGCGACAGCGCTCGGGCCGTCCTCGGATATGCACGTGAGGACGCCGTAGGCCGGTCGGTGTTCGACCTCATCGTCCCCCCCGATCTGCTGGAGCGGTCACGCCGGGAGATCCAGCAGGCGACCCAGCGCGGCATGTCGACCTACGAGTCCGTGCGTCGTCCAAGGGACGCGTCGGACATCTACGTGGTCGTCACCGACCGAGTGGTGAGGAACGCACAGGGAAAACTCGAGTGCATCGTCGTCAGCGACCGAGACATCACCGAGCTCAGGAGCCTCCGGCAGACCGAAGCGCTGGCGGCGAAATTCGGAGGGCTCCTGGAGTCCATGCCGGACGCGACGATCGTCGCCAACCGGGTCGGCCGGATCGTTCTCGCGAACGCGCAAACGGAAAAGCTGTTCGGGTACCCCCACGAAGAACTCCTGACAAAGCCGATCGAGATCCTCGTGCCGGACCGCTACCGGCACGCGCACAGCGGCCACCGTACCGGGTACTTCGCCTCCCCCCGCACCCGGGCGATGGGGGCGGGGCTGGACCTGTTTGGCCGACGCCGCGACGGGAGCGAATTCCCGGTGGGGATCAGCCTCAGCCCCCTCGAAACGGAGGAGGGCACGATGGCGATGGCCGCGGTCCGCGACCTCACCGAACGGAAGCGCACGGAAGCGAAGTTCCGCGCCCTCCTCGAGTCGGCGCCGGACGCCATGCTCATCGTCGACCGCGACGGCCGCATCGTTCTCGTGAACGCCCAAACGGAAAAGCTGTTCGGGTACCCCCGCGATGAACTCCTGACGAAGCCGATCGAGATCCTCGTGCCGGACCGCTACCGGCACGCGCACAGCGGCCACCGCACCGGGTACTTCGCGTCCCCCCACACCCGTGCGATGGGGTCGGGACTGGACCTGTCCGGCCGACGGCGCGACGGGAGCGAATTCCCGGTGGAGATCAGCCTCAGCCCCCTCGAGACAGAGGAAGGGACGATGGCGATGGCCGCCGTCCGCGACCTCACCGAACGGAAACATCTGGAGGATCGGGTCGCCCAACGGAACGTGGAGCTCGAAACGGCCAACAAGGACCTCGAGGCTTTTGCGTATTCCGTCGCCCATGATCTGCGGTCACCGCTCATCACGATCGGCGGATTTTCGCAGATGCTGATTGACGATCACGCCGCGGCTCTGTCGGAGGATGGGCAACGCCTTCTCCACCAAATCGCCGACAGCGCTCGGGACATGAGCAGTCTGATCGACAACTTGTTGGCCTTTTCTCGGCTGGGCCGCCAGCCTCTCTCGCCACAACCGGTCGCCCTCGCCGATGCGGCGCGCCTTGCCCTGGCGGAGCTCAACAACGCCGGAATGGGTGGGGGGGCGACCGTTCGCATCGGTGACCTCCCAACCTGCGTGGCAGACCCCGGGTTCGTCAAGCGGATCTTCGTGAATCTGCTCGCCAACGCGCTAAGGTTCAGCCGCGCCCGCGAGAACGCGGTGATCGAGGTCGGCTGGCGTCGCGATCTGGATACTCCCACGCACCATTCCTGTTTCGTCAAGGACAACGGAACGGGGTTTGACATGCAGTACGTTGAGAAGCTGTTCCACATCTTTCAGCGGCCGCACCCCGCTGAGAAGCGCGAGGGCACGGGCGTGGGCCTCGCCACCGTCCAACGCATCGTCCGTCGACACGGGGGTAGAGTCTGGGCCGAAGGCGAGATTGGGAAGGGCGCGACGTTCTACTTCACCCTGCCGAGGAGCAATGGCGCATGA
- the infC gene encoding translation initiation factor IF-3 — translation MAHVAIPFRVYKEAGNSIERGARINDRIRAREVRLIGANGEQLGVMPIAEAMAKAEEANLDLVEVAPTAAPPVCRIIDYGKYKYEQAKREREAHKKSKTSELKGMRLGPKIGEHDLQVKTRTVSGFLKDGDKVRVSMWFRGREMAHPHVGEQILRRMALQLADVAVVERHPLMEGRNMIMILAPKKN, via the coding sequence ATGGCGCATGTGGCCATCCCCTTCCGTGTATACAAGGAGGCGGGGAACTCTATCGAGCGCGGAGCGCGAATCAACGACCGAATCCGGGCCCGTGAGGTCCGGTTGATCGGGGCCAACGGCGAGCAGCTCGGTGTGATGCCGATTGCGGAAGCCATGGCGAAGGCTGAGGAGGCCAACCTGGATCTCGTCGAGGTGGCCCCAACGGCTGCGCCTCCGGTGTGCCGCATCATCGACTACGGCAAGTACAAGTACGAGCAGGCGAAGCGGGAACGGGAGGCCCACAAGAAGTCCAAAACCTCCGAGCTGAAGGGGATGCGCCTGGGTCCCAAAATCGGCGAGCATGATCTCCAAGTGAAGACCCGCACGGTCAGCGGGTTTTTGAAGGACGGCGACAAAGTGAGGGTGTCGATGTGGTTTCGGGGTCGCGAGATGGCGCATCCTCACGTCGGAGAGCAGATCCTCCGTCGCATGGCGCTTCAACTGGCGGATGTGGCGGTGGTGGAGCGTCACCCCTTGATGGAAGGGCGTAATATGATCATGATTCTCGCTCCAAAGAAGAACTGA